From Fusobacterium varium:
ATTATAAAAATAATCGTTTTAAAAATTTTAACTTAAGCTGAATATTGCTACAACAGCTGGGACCAAAATAGGAACAACTATTGTGATTACAAGACCTGAATAAAAAGCTATTATAGATATATCAGGGGGATTGCTTCTGTTTATAACAGGAAGCACAGAATCCATTGCAGTAGCTCCAGCAGATGACACCGATTGAAATGATCCAATTTTAGCAGCTATAAATGGTATTGTAAATATTGCTAAAAGTTCTCTGAATACATTTGAAAGAAAGGCGGTTCCACCTAATTGAGCATTTATTTTAGAAAGCTCTATAGCAGAAAATGAATACCATCCCATACCAGAACTTACTGCAACTCCCTCTCCTAAAGAAAGAGTCGTAATAAAAGAGGCAAGAACTCCTCCAAGTAAAGAACCAATTATTGTAATAAAAGGCAGCAATAATACTTTTTTATTTAAAGTTTTTAACTGCTCAAATACACTTTGATTTTTTCCTATGTCTATTCCAACAAAGAATAGAAGAAGACACAATCCAAACTTAATAAGATTATCAGCATGAGCTAATATAAGGGAATTTTTACAGAAAAATCCAAGAAGACCTCCTATAATAACAGATAAAGCTATTCCAAGCATTATTTATCCCCTCCTCTGTAAAAGATATGAGTCAGAAGTATACTGCCCAATACTGCACATCCTGCTACTATGATAGATTCTAATCCTAGTATATGAAAATTAGCAATAATTTTATCATCTGAACCTATTTTGTATCCCATTACTCCAAGCAGAAAAAATAGAGATAAAGTTTGAAGAAGCCCAACTTTCCCATCAATAATTTTAGGAATCCAACCTTTTTTAGTTATAAAATAACCTACAGAGATTATAAGAATATACAATACGATGTCATGCATAAAATTCCCCCTTTATTAATTTTTATTTATTAAAAACTTAAAAATAGTTTTTTGAATATAAGGATTTGATGGTGAGTATATCCTACCTTTTTCAGGAAGAAAATTTAGAACATCAGGATAATCCTGAGTTTCAAAACAGATACCCATATGTTTTCTGCAATCTGAGCCATCTGAAAGTTTTCCTATTTCATGAAGATAATTTCCACTGTATACAACAACTGCTGGCTGATCAGTAAAGACTTTTAATATTCTTCCAGAAATATCATCTTTAAGTTCAGCAGCAGGAATATTTTTATTTTGCTCTAAAATAAAAGGATGATCCAATCCATTATTTACAATTCTGATTTGAAAATTATCAGAATCAAGGGAAGTTTTTAAAAGAGAAAATTCACAAAAATCAAAAGGAGTTCCATATGTTTCAGATATTTTTATTGGGAGAGTAGCCTCATCCACAGCAATAAAAGCACTAGAGTTCAGTTTTAAATACTCATCAGATATAGTTCTTTTAAAATCTCCACTTAAATTAAAATATGAGTGATTGGTAAGATTTATATATGTTTCTCTATCAGTAGTTCCATAATATTCAAGGGATAGCTCATCATTCTTTAATATATATTTTACAGTGACAGAAATATTTCCTGGAAACCCCTCTTCTAAATGAGGACTTTTAAGTGTGAGTTCCAAACCAATAAAGTTATCTCCTTTTATTTCTTTAACATTCCATATTTTATGGCTAAAATTATTTATTCCACCATGAATATTATTTTTTCCACTATTAGTATTAAGTTTGTATCCAGTATCTCCTATCTTTAGTTCAGCATTGGATATTCTTCCAGCATTTCTTCCTACAATAGCTCCAAAATAAGGAGATCTTTCTTCATAATCAGAGATGTTATTCAAATTTAAGACTATATTTTCAATCTTTCCATTTTTATCTGGAAAAGAAATTTTCCTTATAATTCCTCCATAATTGAGAATTTCTACTTCTAAAAAATCATTTTTAAGAGTATATAATTTCACTGTTTCATCAAATTTTGTTTTGCCCCAATTTCTAACTGTTAATTCCATTTATTCTCACCTCTGAGCATTATTCTAACATAAAACAGGAATAAAAGATAGATATAAAAAGCATAAGTAAAAGATTTTAAGAAATGAATACAGTAAATAAAATAAATCGTATACATATATATATAATATTTTTATTATTGAAAAAATGTGGTATATATAAAATACAAGGGAAAAAGAATATTATACGGAGGGGGATTTAATGAAGAAAAGAATTTTAATATTGTTATCATGTTTATTATCTTTTTTATTGGTTAGCTGTGGAGGAAGTAAGACAGCTGAAAAATCAGCTGCTGCACCAAAGGATACATTAGTATTTGCCCAAATATCAGAATGTAAAACTTTAGATCCACAAGATACAACAGAGCAGTATTCTCAAAGAATAATAAATGTACTTTATGACAGACTTGTAGAAGTAGATGAAATGACAGGAGAAATAGTACCTGGACTGGCAAAAAGCTGGGAAAGAATAGATGACAATACTCTTTTATTCCACCTTAATGAAAATGTAAAATTTCATAATGGGGAAAAATTTACAGCAAATGATGTAAAGTTTACTATTGAAAGAGCTAAAGAGTTACCAAAAGTAGGACATTTATATAAACTAATAAGTAATGTAGAAGTTGTAGATGATAATACAGTAAAAATTATAACAAGTGAGCCTTTTGCTCCATTATTAGCTCATTTAAGTCATAAAACAGCTTCAATAATAAGTGAAAAATATTATGCTGAAAAAGGAAATAAATATTTTGAAAATCCTGTAGGAACTGGTCCTTATAAATATAAAGATTGGAAGATAGGGGACAGAATAACTTTAGAAGCATTTCCTGAATATTTTAAAGGTGAACCAGCAATAAAATATATAGTAGTAAGAGCAGTTCCAGAAGAAAACAGCAGAGTTATAGGTCTTGAAACTGGAGAAATAGATATGACAGCCGATTTGGGTGCTGAATCAAGAAAAATAGTTTTAGATAATAAAGATAAAATAAACTATCTTGAATCAAGCGGAATATCTGTAAACTATGTAGGAATAAATACAGATAAAGGTGTTTTGAAAGATAGAGATGTAAGAAGAGCAATAGCAATGGCAATAAACAGAGATGATATTATTAATAGTATTATGATGGGAACAGTAGATAAAGCTAATAGTTTTATAGCTCCAGGAACATTTGGATACAGCCCAGAGTCAAAAGTTTTAGAATACAATCCAGAAGAAGCTAAAAGAATAATCCAAGAAAAAGGATTAACAGGAACTAAATTAAGTCTTGGAGTAAGTAATAGTCCTGTAAGAATGCAAATGTGTGAAATAATTCAAGCTCAATTAAAAGA
This genomic window contains:
- the mro gene encoding aldose 1-epimerase, encoding MELTVRNWGKTKFDETVKLYTLKNDFLEVEILNYGGIIRKISFPDKNGKIENIVLNLNNISDYEERSPYFGAIVGRNAGRISNAELKIGDTGYKLNTNSGKNNIHGGINNFSHKIWNVKEIKGDNFIGLELTLKSPHLEEGFPGNISVTVKYILKNDELSLEYYGTTDRETYINLTNHSYFNLSGDFKRTISDEYLKLNSSAFIAVDEATLPIKISETYGTPFDFCEFSLLKTSLDSDNFQIRIVNNGLDHPFILEQNKNIPAAELKDDISGRILKVFTDQPAVVVYSGNYLHEIGKLSDGSDCRKHMGICFETQDYPDVLNFLPEKGRIYSPSNPYIQKTIFKFLINKN
- a CDS encoding putative periplasmic transport protein; the encoded protein is MKKRILILLSCLLSFLLVSCGGSKTAEKSAAAPKDTLVFAQISECKTLDPQDTTEQYSQRIINVLYDRLVEVDEMTGEIVPGLAKSWERIDDNTLLFHLNENVKFHNGEKFTANDVKFTIERAKELPKVGHLYKLISNVEVVDDNTVKIITSEPFAPLLAHLSHKTASIISEKYYAEKGNKYFENPVGTGPYKYKDWKIGDRITLEAFPEYFKGEPAIKYIVVRAVPEENSRVIGLETGEIDMTADLGAESRKIVLDNKDKINYLESSGISVNYVGINTDKGVLKDRDVRRAIAMAINRDDIINSIMMGTVDKANSFIAPGTFGYSPESKVLEYNPEEAKRIIQEKGLTGTKLSLGVSNSPVRMQMCEIIQAQLKEVGIDVSIESLEWGTFLAATGRGDLDMFTLGWGPSTYDGDYGFYPNFHSSQLGGAGNRSQYVNPAMDKLLDEAKKEVDQNKRKELYKQVAEIVYDDVPVIPMYYSNNTVAAVKGIEGVKATSYINFDELSFKK
- a CDS encoding membrane protein, which translates into the protein MLGIALSVIIGGLLGFFCKNSLILAHADNLIKFGLCLLLFFVGIDIGKNQSVFEQLKTLNKKVLLLPFITIIGSLLGGVLASFITTLSLGEGVAVSSGMGWYSFSAIELSKINAQLGGTAFLSNVFRELLAIFTIPFIAAKIGSFQSVSSAGATAMDSVLPVINRSNPPDISIIAFYSGLVITIVVPILVPAVVAIFSLS